From one Lactiplantibacillus paraplantarum genomic stretch:
- a CDS encoding glycosyltransferase family 2 protein, translating into MQNPRLTIIVPCYNEEAVLPKSAQVLDGILTKLIQHKQVNEESKLLFVDDGSQDKTWTLIKSLEKQHSTVTGLKFSRNFGHQNALMAGMQVASPTADMVITIDADLQDDPQVIPEMVARYRTGSDIVLGVRNDRGSDSPFKRWTADGFYRLMNRIGVQLVPNHADFRLLSQRAVQALLAYEETNLFLRGIVPQLGFPTTKLYYHRQPRFAGVSKYPLRKMLAFAFDGITSFSIAPIKVILLLGMVISGGSLLMMLYALVQGLLGTATSGWSSLMTSLWFLGGMQLIGISIVGEYVGKIFAEVKHRPRYIIETDDYTATQQPAIIESQRVHG; encoded by the coding sequence ATGCAAAATCCACGGTTAACGATTATTGTGCCTTGTTATAACGAAGAAGCAGTGCTACCTAAGTCCGCCCAAGTCTTGGATGGTATCTTGACGAAGTTGATCCAACACAAACAGGTCAATGAAGAGAGTAAGTTATTATTTGTTGACGATGGTAGTCAAGATAAGACTTGGACACTGATTAAGTCGCTTGAGAAACAGCACTCAACCGTGACTGGCCTTAAGTTTAGTCGTAATTTTGGTCACCAAAACGCGTTGATGGCTGGGATGCAGGTCGCTAGCCCGACTGCTGATATGGTCATTACGATTGATGCTGATTTGCAAGATGATCCACAAGTGATTCCGGAAATGGTGGCACGCTATCGTACTGGTAGTGATATTGTATTAGGCGTCCGTAACGATCGTGGTAGCGATTCGCCTTTCAAACGATGGACTGCGGACGGCTTTTATCGGCTGATGAATCGTATTGGTGTACAACTAGTGCCCAATCACGCTGATTTTCGATTACTTAGTCAACGGGCAGTTCAGGCACTATTAGCCTATGAGGAAACCAATCTATTCTTGCGTGGAATCGTACCACAGCTAGGGTTTCCAACAACTAAACTTTATTATCACCGCCAACCACGTTTTGCAGGTGTTTCAAAGTATCCGTTGCGTAAGATGTTGGCCTTTGCTTTTGATGGCATCACGTCATTTTCAATCGCACCGATTAAAGTAATTTTATTGTTAGGCATGGTGATTAGTGGCGGTAGTTTGCTTATGATGTTGTATGCGTTAGTACAAGGATTACTAGGGACCGCAACGAGTGGCTGGTCCTCACTCATGACAAGTCTATGGTTTTTAGGTGGGATGCAATTGATTGGTATTAGTATTGTTGGCGAATATGTGGGTAAAATTTTTGCGGAAGTAAAGCACCGGCCCCGCTATATTATTGAAACGGATGATTACACGGCGACTCAACAGCCGGCCATCATAGAGTCACAACGGGTGCACGGATGA
- a CDS encoding integral membrane protein, with product MKALVRSVNWLAAAVLVVAIGFAWLQPIRFFGNPDWASPIVQFAMVLGLLVIINVVWQWLCQLPDRQYRWLLISLVGLIIMIQGLIAINFVDVARADPFYVRQQALRLAQGSQHWQHYFMIYPNNVNFTLLEASLIKLLLRFTQIPWSILNVLRFIWIDTGLISGLYLLRRWHYWQPGAVALSLMWLVSVPVVAFGLFAYTDGLVLPLVLDSLALLTLGLRLTVWQRWSILISDGLLVALGVVMKTNLIILWVALGLIGLVLWWQHQFTGRQLCGWLISLVMTIGLIFSAMHAAQQQAGYTRQADAALPATSWIAMSLNPKGDGQYRHDDFERVNQAPTATAKQQQTQQMIQQRLHQMGVTGTLVHFLKKLRVFWATGDFDSFKLTTQWIQAPRWYLNHQRQLQFWLVLMTQTIYLTMLVQGVVALLKRCDWPVTLLALTILGLTAFHVVIWEVEGRYALPLLPGVMLLSILGGRELPTWHFSQPIRRQLTWLAVIMATVSVVSLWQTSQTTRVNDVVLGSQGNGTYVESMTQTLRPGHSVQMTLVTGGRNNVLQLKPIASRGVVTISLIKGERTVQRWRGPANKLATLNYPMTAAGRMRVVVRNTGKHSVTYGVMTANYSPVTGRVTAKQHDYLQYVVKRHTSKPQTLTTGTISLAVVLLMLVATSLALHRLRPATEA from the coding sequence ATGAAGGCTCTGGTTAGGAGTGTCAATTGGCTGGCAGCAGCGGTACTCGTTGTTGCCATTGGCTTTGCCTGGTTACAGCCCATTCGCTTTTTTGGTAATCCTGATTGGGCCTCACCAATCGTTCAGTTTGCAATGGTACTGGGGTTACTGGTCATTATCAATGTGGTATGGCAGTGGTTGTGCCAGTTACCGGATCGACAGTACCGCTGGCTATTGATTAGTCTAGTAGGCTTAATCATCATGATCCAGGGCTTGATTGCCATCAATTTTGTAGACGTCGCGCGGGCCGATCCATTCTACGTTCGGCAACAAGCGTTGCGATTGGCTCAAGGCAGTCAACACTGGCAACATTATTTTATGATTTATCCGAACAATGTGAACTTTACGTTATTAGAAGCTAGCCTGATCAAACTACTTTTGAGGTTCACCCAGATACCATGGTCAATTCTGAATGTCCTCCGGTTTATCTGGATCGATACTGGACTGATTAGTGGGCTATATTTATTAAGACGCTGGCACTACTGGCAACCAGGTGCCGTTGCTTTAAGCTTGATGTGGTTGGTCAGTGTTCCAGTAGTCGCATTTGGTCTGTTTGCATATACGGATGGGCTTGTCTTGCCCCTAGTCTTGGATAGTCTAGCTTTGCTGACATTGGGATTGCGGCTGACAGTCTGGCAACGCTGGAGTATTTTGATTAGTGATGGGCTTCTGGTTGCGCTAGGTGTTGTTATGAAGACCAACTTGATTATTCTCTGGGTAGCACTTGGGTTGATTGGCCTGGTTTTGTGGTGGCAACACCAATTTACGGGACGACAGTTATGCGGTTGGTTGATCAGTTTAGTTATGACGATCGGCTTAATCTTTAGTGCGATGCATGCCGCTCAACAGCAGGCGGGCTATACGCGTCAGGCCGATGCGGCGCTACCCGCAACGAGTTGGATTGCGATGAGTTTGAATCCTAAAGGTGATGGTCAGTACCGTCATGATGATTTTGAACGCGTCAATCAAGCTCCCACGGCAACCGCCAAGCAACAACAGACGCAGCAAATGATTCAGCAACGGTTGCATCAAATGGGGGTGACCGGGACACTGGTTCATTTTCTGAAAAAATTGCGGGTGTTTTGGGCTACTGGGGATTTTGACAGTTTTAAGTTAACGACCCAGTGGATTCAGGCCCCACGGTGGTATTTGAATCATCAACGGCAACTGCAATTCTGGTTGGTTTTGATGACCCAGACGATCTATTTGACGATGTTAGTACAAGGTGTCGTAGCGTTGTTGAAGCGCTGTGATTGGCCAGTGACGTTGTTGGCGTTGACCATCCTAGGGTTGACAGCTTTTCACGTTGTCATTTGGGAAGTGGAAGGTCGCTATGCGCTGCCATTGTTACCGGGAGTGATGTTACTCAGTATTCTTGGTGGTCGTGAGCTACCAACGTGGCACTTTAGCCAACCAATTCGGCGACAGTTGACATGGCTAGCGGTTATCATGGCTACCGTTAGTGTCGTCAGTTTGTGGCAAACGAGTCAAACGACGCGAGTCAATGACGTTGTTCTTGGTAGCCAGGGCAATGGGACGTATGTTGAATCAATGACACAAACACTGCGTCCAGGTCACAGTGTTCAAATGACACTAGTGACGGGTGGCCGCAATAACGTCTTACAATTGAAACCAATAGCGTCACGGGGAGTCGTCACAATTTCGTTGATCAAGGGAGAGCGGACTGTGCAACGTTGGCGGGGACCTGCTAATAAATTAGCAACGTTAAATTACCCGATGACTGCCGCGGGACGGATGCGGGTAGTGGTTCGCAATACCGGTAAGCATTCCGTGACTTATGGTGTCATGACGGCCAATTACAGTCCAGTGACTGGCCGGGTAACTGCCAAGCAACACGATTATTTGCAGTACGTGGTGAAGCGGCATACGTCTAAGCCGCAAACGCTAACGACTGGGACGATTAGTTTGGCGGTTGTTTTATTGATGCTGGTGGCAACTAGTCTAGCGTTGCATCGATTACGACCAGCAACCGAAGCATAA
- a CDS encoding YfhO family protein — MWHNYQTRRWQVPALSGLISLVIIGFVFLIQGVTPFGNHNLLISDMGGQYLSFFTAYRHAILTHSFQLYSFSQSLGGNALPTIAYYLLSPFNILMVFFPAVNLPTGLSLLIILKIGLIAVTMTWFLQDHFRTNYWSTAIFGVAFSLSGFVALNYFTIMWLDALIWLPLVIQGLDYLIRTGHSGRFFGWLWVSIVTNYYLGYMTCLFVIYYLIYQLFEHKQPQDSLWHMISVQLRLIRRVLVTMILSGLSTMFILIPTGLGMLTTAKTAVKLSNYWPVPQFGSEVFSQFGVGAANFATRLTHAPTVFSSTFVLLLVLAFFVHPHITTAHKWHGFGLLLALFLSMDIRTLDTIWHMLQTPAGFPYRNAFFFSFVLIMMGFEAWLAGPRQIAPHWQWLLPTLVALALIIGWLSQRSAQHPLATLNLALSLIAVLLTASALFVTTKRWQALSLAGIVALELGTNSTLMMAKSPLGNQAKFVTAYRTEYRQMQAVNDPDGQLYRVENQNTLINQAYNYDSKYRNYNDPMLFNFHDITYYSSTFANQTRLMLKSLGLFSKNARRVSSEGLNPVTDLLLDVKYDVQLNAVGQSRTSHRSLNGLGFAVPTAFSQLKLRANSAIVNQERILQSLRPTQKTYFGNAVQLTDHVFHDPQASRYPYLHTIKLRMTRTGSLYYNDTLSQSKFTTMRVNGHLVPTKFNANGELVLRSLGYFDKGAIVTLTVKRDQPTLGPHVHLASLDQSQFDQVKQQLMSSRFTPTYHVSGIHTIVSGQVTNRSHQQWLYVAIPADKGWTATVNGTRVIPRTVIGGMLALPIRAGQNQIQLTYHVPGLLAGLLISLISVLSFCGLRIWQHRHPVTS; from the coding sequence ATGTGGCATAATTATCAGACACGACGTTGGCAAGTGCCAGCGCTGTCAGGATTGATATCTCTTGTTATCATTGGCTTTGTCTTCCTAATTCAAGGAGTGACGCCCTTTGGTAACCATAATTTATTAATTAGTGATATGGGTGGCCAATACTTATCATTTTTTACCGCTTACCGGCATGCAATTTTAACGCATAGTTTTCAATTATATTCGTTTTCACAATCACTAGGTGGTAATGCGCTGCCTACGATTGCTTATTATTTATTAAGCCCATTTAACATTTTAATGGTTTTCTTTCCGGCCGTTAATTTGCCAACTGGCTTGAGCCTGCTCATCATATTAAAAATTGGACTGATTGCGGTCACCATGACGTGGTTTTTACAAGATCATTTTCGAACAAACTACTGGTCAACGGCCATCTTTGGGGTCGCATTCAGCCTATCGGGTTTCGTTGCCCTAAACTATTTTACAATCATGTGGTTAGATGCACTTATCTGGTTACCACTCGTCATCCAAGGGCTTGATTATCTGATCAGGACCGGTCATTCTGGCCGCTTCTTCGGTTGGCTATGGGTCAGTATTGTGACCAACTATTACTTAGGCTACATGACTTGCCTATTTGTTATTTACTATCTGATCTATCAACTATTTGAACATAAACAACCCCAAGATAGCCTGTGGCACATGATTAGTGTCCAACTCCGGCTCATTCGACGCGTCCTGGTGACCATGATACTCAGCGGTCTAAGCACGATGTTCATTCTGATACCGACGGGTTTAGGAATGTTGACCACTGCCAAAACCGCCGTCAAATTGTCTAATTATTGGCCAGTTCCCCAGTTCGGATCAGAAGTGTTCAGCCAGTTTGGGGTGGGCGCAGCCAATTTTGCAACGCGTCTGACACACGCACCTACCGTCTTTAGTAGTACCTTTGTATTACTACTAGTCTTAGCGTTTTTTGTTCATCCGCATATCACCACAGCGCACAAATGGCATGGTTTTGGCCTCTTGTTAGCACTTTTTCTTAGTATGGACATCCGCACCCTCGATACAATTTGGCACATGTTGCAAACACCAGCTGGTTTTCCATACCGCAACGCCTTCTTCTTCAGCTTCGTCCTAATCATGATGGGCTTTGAAGCCTGGTTGGCCGGGCCACGTCAGATTGCGCCCCATTGGCAGTGGTTGCTGCCGACACTAGTTGCGCTGGCGCTGATCATTGGTTGGCTGAGCCAACGATCAGCTCAGCATCCACTTGCGACTTTGAATCTTGCTCTTAGCCTAATTGCCGTGCTATTGACGGCTAGTGCCTTATTTGTCACTACCAAACGATGGCAAGCGCTAAGTTTAGCAGGTATCGTTGCACTTGAACTAGGAACAAATAGTACACTCATGATGGCTAAGTCGCCCTTAGGTAATCAGGCCAAATTCGTGACGGCTTATCGTACCGAATACCGACAGATGCAAGCTGTCAACGATCCCGACGGTCAATTATACCGGGTTGAAAATCAGAACACCTTGATCAACCAAGCCTATAATTACGATAGTAAATACCGCAACTATAACGATCCAATGCTCTTCAATTTTCATGACATCACCTATTACAGCTCCACTTTCGCCAACCAGACGCGTTTGATGTTAAAATCGCTGGGACTATTTTCCAAAAACGCGCGTCGGGTTAGTTCTGAGGGATTGAACCCCGTCACTGATCTGCTCTTAGATGTGAAATACGACGTACAACTCAACGCAGTCGGTCAGTCTAGGACCAGCCATCGGAGTTTAAACGGACTTGGCTTTGCAGTTCCGACTGCTTTCAGTCAACTAAAACTGCGTGCTAATAGTGCGATTGTTAACCAAGAACGGATCTTACAAAGCCTGCGACCAACTCAGAAGACCTATTTTGGCAACGCCGTTCAGCTCACCGATCATGTGTTTCATGATCCGCAAGCTAGCCGGTATCCTTATCTGCATACGATTAAGCTACGTATGACACGGACTGGATCGCTGTATTATAATGACACCCTAAGTCAGTCGAAGTTTACAACAATGCGGGTCAACGGTCATCTGGTACCAACCAAGTTCAATGCCAACGGTGAGCTAGTGCTCCGCTCGCTTGGTTATTTCGATAAAGGTGCCATAGTTACATTAACAGTTAAGCGCGACCAGCCAACCTTAGGACCGCACGTCCACTTGGCCAGCCTTGACCAGTCCCAGTTCGACCAGGTCAAACAACAACTGATGAGTAGCCGCTTCACCCCGACCTACCACGTTTCTGGAATTCACACAATCGTCAGTGGCCAGGTCACGAATCGGTCACATCAGCAATGGTTGTACGTCGCGATCCCAGCAGACAAAGGCTGGACTGCAACTGTTAATGGCACACGCGTCATCCCTAGGACTGTTATTGGCGGCATGCTGGCCTTACCGATCCGTGCGGGTCAGAATCAGATTCAGCTGACTTACCACGTTCCCGGATTGCTTGCAGGTTTACTAATTTCGCTAATTAGTGTACTGAGTTTTTGCGGACTCAGAATTTGGCAGCATCGCCACCCGGTCACCAGTTAA
- the ribD gene encoding bifunctional diaminohydroxyphosphoribosylaminopyrimidine deaminase/5-amino-6-(5-phosphoribosylamino)uracil reductase RibD, whose translation MLTDFMQFAVDQAKLAGVATYQNPRVGAVLVKDGHVLAQGYHHYFGGDHAEVDVLRQVTPEQARGATLFVTLEPCSHYGKTPPCCEQLVDAGIQQVVIGQLDPHPLVGGQGRQYLRDHGVKVITGCMSDVVRKLNPHYNHFYTQQRPWVTLKTAMTLDGKINSGAPRRTLISNHASYVDSQRLRSQFQAILIGERTLTIDDPQLTVRLIAMSQPPVRLVVLESSTVALQHRLVRDGQAPTWLLCRHAAASDEQLQASANVHVLIGDWSPAAISQLCVEQGWQSLLVEGGAHIQAGFVAAALVDEWISYLAPTMIGGAGLPAVTGAPATESLVFERPELAWLGTDLRLRAVRKEGE comes from the coding sequence ATGTTAACTGATTTTATGCAATTCGCGGTCGATCAAGCCAAATTGGCTGGCGTGGCAACGTATCAAAATCCGCGGGTCGGTGCCGTATTAGTCAAAGATGGCCACGTGTTAGCTCAAGGTTATCATCATTATTTTGGTGGCGACCATGCTGAGGTGGATGTTTTGCGACAGGTCACGCCAGAACAGGCACGCGGGGCCACGTTATTTGTCACTTTGGAACCGTGCTCACATTATGGGAAGACACCGCCGTGTTGTGAACAACTTGTCGATGCTGGAATTCAGCAAGTCGTGATTGGCCAATTGGATCCGCATCCACTCGTTGGGGGGCAGGGCCGCCAATATTTACGGGACCATGGCGTCAAAGTCATCACAGGTTGCATGTCAGATGTGGTTCGAAAGCTGAATCCGCATTATAACCATTTTTATACGCAACAACGACCATGGGTCACCCTTAAGACCGCGATGACACTGGACGGCAAAATTAATTCGGGAGCACCACGTCGAACATTGATTTCTAATCATGCCAGTTACGTTGATAGTCAGCGATTACGGTCACAGTTTCAGGCCATCTTGATTGGTGAGCGGACGCTGACGATTGATGATCCCCAGTTGACCGTCCGGCTAATAGCGATGTCTCAGCCACCGGTTCGATTAGTGGTCTTGGAGTCGAGTACGGTGGCCCTACAACACCGACTCGTTCGTGATGGTCAAGCGCCCACATGGTTGCTTTGCCGTCACGCCGCTGCTAGTGATGAGCAACTCCAAGCTAGCGCAAATGTGCACGTGTTAATTGGTGACTGGTCACCCGCAGCCATCAGCCAGTTGTGTGTTGAACAAGGCTGGCAGTCGCTGTTAGTTGAAGGCGGAGCCCATATCCAAGCAGGGTTTGTTGCGGCTGCACTAGTTGATGAATGGATCAGCTATTTGGCGCCGACCATGATTGGCGGTGCGGGCTTGCCAGCCGTGACGGGTGCGCCCGCAACGGAATCGTTAGTATTTGAACGACCGGAGCTAGCGTGGTTAGGAACTGATTTGCGGCTACGTGCCGTTCGAAAGGAAGGCGAGTAA
- a CDS encoding riboflavin synthase, with amino-acid sequence MFSGIVQTKGRVSQVHQQALEMTLTITAPTIVTPSLKIGDSIAINGICLTVTILQPDAFSVAVMPETMRRTNLMALVVGSQVNLERALQVNDHLDGHIVQGHVDYCGRVQQRIPDAHALRLLISLPSAYRALVVTKGSITIDGVSLTVVTATDTAFEVDLIPHSQAVTTLSNLQVGDMVNVETDILGKYLARQLALEGSH; translated from the coding sequence ATGTTTTCAGGAATTGTTCAGACGAAAGGACGGGTCAGCCAAGTCCATCAGCAGGCATTGGAAATGACACTTACCATCACAGCACCGACTATCGTGACACCTAGTCTTAAAATTGGCGATAGTATTGCAATTAATGGGATTTGTCTGACGGTAACGATACTGCAGCCAGATGCATTTAGTGTCGCAGTAATGCCTGAAACGATGCGCCGAACAAATTTAATGGCGCTGGTGGTAGGTTCACAAGTAAATTTAGAACGGGCCTTGCAAGTTAACGATCATTTAGATGGCCATATTGTTCAGGGCCACGTTGACTATTGTGGTCGGGTGCAACAGCGTATTCCCGATGCGCATGCACTTCGCTTGCTGATTAGTTTACCATCAGCGTATCGAGCGCTAGTTGTGACTAAGGGATCGATTACCATCGATGGGGTTAGTTTGACGGTCGTGACCGCTACGGATACGGCATTTGAGGTGGATCTAATTCCACATTCGCAAGCGGTCACGACGTTAAGTAACTTGCAAGTTGGCGATATGGTCAATGTTGAAACAGATATCTTGGGCAAGTACTTGGCCCGACAGTTAGCTTTGGAAGGGAGTCATTAA
- a CDS encoding bifunctional 3,4-dihydroxy-2-butanone-4-phosphate synthase/GTP cyclohydrolase II yields MDTMNKVEQALAALKRGELIIVADDETREAEGDMVGLAAQATTATVNRMITSARGLLCVPMAPSIAERLHLTPMTSGHDAFGTAFTVSTDHHTTSTGISAADRATTIQALADPDSQATDFYHPGHVFPLIARSGGLLARRGHTEAAVTLAQLAGGTPAAYICEVIKKNGLMARRRDLKALAEGLQLPLITIEDITTYVIQTGALQLTTTPTVKLPTEDGQFVMTGFEVPGHEALPVALQTGDISGDEPVLVRLHSECFTGDVLGSQRCDCGKQLHGALQKIGQAQRGIFLYLRQEGRGIGLANKLAAYALQEQGVDTYDANVQLGFRPDERRYDIAALILRQMGVSRVRLLTNNPDKVDQLRAAGIDVVERVPLEVPANQYDQAYLKTKRDRFHHQLTLREAN; encoded by the coding sequence ATGGATACGATGAATAAAGTGGAGCAGGCACTAGCTGCTTTGAAACGCGGTGAATTAATTATTGTTGCGGATGATGAGACACGTGAAGCGGAAGGTGACATGGTCGGGTTGGCAGCTCAAGCGACGACTGCAACGGTAAATCGAATGATTACGTCAGCACGAGGCTTACTCTGTGTCCCGATGGCTCCAAGCATTGCTGAACGACTTCATCTAACCCCGATGACGAGTGGACACGATGCATTTGGCACGGCATTCACGGTCTCGACAGATCATCATACGACGTCAACGGGAATTTCTGCGGCTGATCGTGCGACGACGATTCAGGCGTTAGCCGATCCAGATAGCCAAGCCACTGATTTTTACCATCCCGGACATGTATTTCCGCTGATTGCACGGTCTGGTGGTTTGTTAGCTCGACGGGGGCATACTGAGGCGGCAGTAACGTTGGCTCAACTGGCAGGCGGGACCCCTGCGGCCTATATTTGTGAAGTAATCAAAAAGAATGGTTTAATGGCTCGTCGTCGTGATCTGAAAGCTTTGGCAGAGGGGCTACAATTGCCACTGATCACCATTGAAGATATTACCACTTATGTTATCCAGACGGGGGCTCTTCAGTTAACAACGACACCAACTGTTAAGTTACCAACTGAGGACGGCCAATTTGTAATGACTGGTTTTGAAGTTCCTGGTCATGAAGCGTTACCAGTGGCACTACAGACTGGTGATATCAGTGGTGATGAACCAGTGTTGGTACGGTTACATTCGGAGTGTTTTACAGGCGACGTTTTAGGATCGCAACGGTGTGACTGTGGGAAACAATTACATGGCGCGCTTCAAAAAATTGGTCAGGCTCAGCGTGGCATTTTCCTCTACTTACGGCAAGAAGGTCGTGGAATTGGTCTAGCTAATAAATTGGCGGCTTACGCATTACAAGAACAGGGTGTTGATACGTATGATGCAAACGTGCAGTTAGGCTTTCGGCCTGATGAGCGGCGGTATGATATTGCGGCGTTAATTTTGCGACAAATGGGTGTTAGTCGGGTACGGCTGCTCACTAATAATCCCGATAAGGTTGATCAATTGCGTGCAGCCGGTATTGACGTGGTCGAACGGGTGCCGTTAGAAGTTCCGGCAAATCAGTATGATCAGGCTTATTTAAAGACGAAACGTGATCGGTTTCATCATCAACTCACACTTAGGGAGGCCAACTAA
- the ribH gene encoding 6,7-dimethyl-8-ribityllumazine synthase: MTTFNGKIGGNEFKVGIVVARFNAFVTQQLLAGAQASLEQHGVNAKDIDVAWVPGAFEIPLTVQKMIATKRYDGVIALGAVIRGATAHFDYVCSGVTTGVMTVSLATDTPVMFGILTTDTIEQAMDRAGFKSGNKGADCAVSLLETLDVQRSLEA; encoded by the coding sequence ATGACTACTTTTAATGGTAAAATCGGCGGTAATGAGTTCAAAGTCGGAATTGTCGTGGCCCGCTTCAATGCGTTTGTGACGCAGCAATTACTAGCTGGGGCACAAGCAAGCTTGGAACAGCACGGCGTTAACGCGAAAGATATTGATGTGGCCTGGGTGCCAGGTGCGTTTGAGATACCATTGACGGTTCAAAAAATGATTGCAACCAAGCGCTATGACGGCGTGATTGCACTTGGCGCAGTTATCCGCGGAGCAACTGCCCACTTTGACTATGTCTGTAGCGGCGTAACGACGGGGGTGATGACCGTTAGTTTAGCAACTGATACACCAGTGATGTTCGGTATTTTAACGACTGATACGATCGAACAAGCAATGGACCGCGCTGGTTTTAAGAGTGGCAATAAGGGGGCTGATTGTGCGGTCAGCTTGTTAGAAACACTGGACGTGCAGCGGTCATTGGAAGCTTAA
- a CDS encoding IS3 family transposase: MERDSKESEVSGWSSIDRISKYQAIQELAGKYPISWLCQEVGIKRRSYYKWLNRTLTANERLNDELVKFMLKLEISHNYIFGVETLVMHINEETEYHVNAKRIRRLMQVNHIKSSIRISKHDRKAEYKEMMSANIIKHDFNQEESNKVWTTDCTELKYGNQSLNKLRLSAIKDLHDHSIVAWAIDDTETTTLVTATVNKAMKSNDLAANELILHTDQGSAYTSLEFNRALNSYGICHSMSRPGTPGDNAPMESFWSHLKDEDLSFKTALTKEELLQNITKAIDWYNNGRRQKSLKGMTPTECRNHALRFKAS; encoded by the coding sequence ATTGAAAGAGATTCAAAGGAGAGTGAAGTAAGTGGTTGGTCATCAATCGACCGGATCTCAAAATATCAGGCAATTCAAGAACTAGCCGGTAAATATCCCATAAGTTGGTTGTGTCAAGAAGTCGGGATCAAGCGGAGGTCATATTATAAATGGTTGAACCGGACATTAACCGCTAATGAACGACTAAATGATGAGCTAGTTAAATTCATGCTTAAATTAGAAATTAGCCATAATTATATATTTGGTGTTGAAACCTTAGTTATGCACATCAACGAAGAGACTGAGTACCATGTGAATGCCAAACGTATCAGAAGATTAATGCAAGTTAACCATATCAAATCATCGATTCGCATTAGTAAACATGATCGTAAAGCGGAATATAAAGAAATGATGTCAGCCAATATCATCAAGCATGATTTTAATCAGGAAGAATCTAATAAGGTTTGGACAACCGACTGTACTGAATTAAAATACGGTAATCAAAGTCTCAACAAACTACGACTTAGTGCCATCAAGGATTTACACGATCACAGTATCGTTGCCTGGGCGATCGATGATACCGAAACGACAACACTGGTGACAGCAACTGTTAATAAAGCAATGAAAAGTAATGACCTGGCCGCCAACGAATTAATTTTACACACTGACCAAGGTTCGGCCTATACATCATTAGAATTCAATCGGGCCCTTAATAGCTATGGCATTTGCCATAGCATGTCAAGACCGGGGACACCTGGAGACAACGCGCCTATGGAGAGTTTCTGGAGTCATTTAAAAGATGAGGACTTAAGTTTTAAAACCGCATTGACCAAAGAAGAATTACTTCAAAACATTACCAAAGCAATTGACTGGTACAACAACGGTCGACGTCAAAAGTCATTAAAAGGCATGACCCCGACAGAATGTCGAAATCATGCCCTCCGATTTAAAGCATCATAA
- a CDS encoding helix-turn-helix domain-containing protein, translating to MRSNRKYSFDEKINILNLIDNNHTVQSIARDLQINKNVIHQWKRLYDLNGSEGLRHQRKNRSYSQAFKERIVQEHIKEKLSFPKLATKYGLSSAGMVSNWFRDYTIGKKTYSNRNPRNRKMKDGRKTTQIERIEIAQWTIANDYAYHEAASHFEVSYQQVYTWVKKLNNGGVDALADRRGKSKATPLTELDIAKLKIKELEARTKHLEMEKDLSKKLKEIQRRVK from the coding sequence ATGCGTTCAAATAGAAAGTATTCATTTGATGAAAAGATTAACATTCTTAATCTGATTGATAATAACCATACGGTGCAATCAATTGCCAGGGATCTACAAATAAATAAAAACGTTATTCATCAATGGAAAAGATTGTACGATCTCAATGGAAGTGAAGGCTTAAGGCATCAAAGAAAAAATCGCAGCTATTCTCAAGCATTCAAAGAAAGGATTGTACAGGAACATATCAAAGAAAAGCTGTCTTTTCCAAAATTAGCCACCAAGTATGGTTTGAGTAGCGCCGGGATGGTGTCTAATTGGTTTAGAGATTATACTATTGGAAAGAAAACTTATTCCAATAGAAATCCGAGGAACCGAAAGATGAAAGACGGACGCAAGACAACCCAAATTGAACGCATTGAAATAGCTCAATGGACTATCGCCAACGACTATGCTTACCACGAGGCCGCTAGCCATTTTGAGGTCTCGTATCAACAAGTTTATACCTGGGTCAAGAAGCTAAATAACGGCGGTGTGGACGCTTTAGCCGACCGCCGTGGGAAAAGTAAAGCTACGCCACTTACCGAGTTAGATATCGCTAAACTGAAAATAAAAGAATTAGAAGCTAGAACTAAACATTTGGAAATGGAAAAGGACCTGTCAAAAAAATTGAAAGAGATTCAAAGGAGAGTGAAGTAA